One genomic region from Grus americana isolate bGruAme1 chromosome 15, bGruAme1.mat, whole genome shotgun sequence encodes:
- the BFAR gene encoding bifunctional apoptosis regulator isoform X2, with product MEEDETLQGETERAKVESHATLEIGRRVSVSEFLCHCCYDMLVNPTTLNCGHSFCRHCLALWWVSSKKNECPECREKWEGFPKVNILLRDVIEKLFSDAIEQRKEDIQQNSDVARSLATFQKYGNEQIPTVPNTRRINPRGGGFFSGVLTALTCVAVVLLGYHWSSREFEEDHLVHKPVAKWTAEEVTLWLEQLGPWASHYKERFLLEKVNGRLLLTLTEEDFTKEPYSIENGNHRKAIMAELECVKTLGVKPPQNLWEYKAVNPGKSLFLLYALKSSPRLSMLYLYMFDYAEAFLPFIHTICPMQDDKYEDAVTKLLLIAEFAWDWLDVHYWTSRFIIVNAMLLSVLELFSFWRLWSRRELKTIPHRMWRHFWKVSTQGLFVAIFWPFIPQFVCNCLFYWALYFNPIINIDLVVKEVRRLETQVQ from the exons atggaggaagATGAGACTTTACAAGGTGAAACGGAGAGGGCAAAAGTTGAATCACATGCTACTCTTGAGATTGGTCGGCGGGTATCAGTTAGTGAGTTCCTTTGCCACTGCTGTTATGACATGCTGGTCAATCCCACCACCCTGAACTGTGGGCATAGTTTCTGTAGACATTGCCTAGCCTTGTGGTGGGTATCATCCAAGAAGAATGAATGCCctgaatgcagagaaaaatgggaAGGATTTCCCAAAGTCAACATCCTCCTCAG GGATGTTAttgaaaagctattttctgaTGCCattgaacaaagaaaagaagatattcAACAAAACAGTGATGTAGCACGCAGCTTAGCAACCTTCCAGAAATATGGGAATGAACAGATCCCTACAGTTCCGAACACAAGAAGAATTAATCCCCGAGGAGGAGGGTTTTTCTCAGGCGTTCTGACAGCTTTAACTTGTGTAGCA GTAGTTCTACTTGGATATCACTGGAGTAGCAGAGAATTTGAAGAAGATCATCTTGTCCACAAGCCTGTTGCTAAATGGACTGCTGAGGAAGTGACACTTTGGCTAGAGCAGCTGGGCCCCTGGGCTTCACACtataaagaaagatttttattggAGAAGGTGAATGGAAG ACTCCTTCTAACACTGACAGAGGAGGATTTCACAAAAGAGCCTTACAGTATAGAGAATGGTAACCATAGAAAAGCTATTATGGCAGAACTGGAATGTGTAAAAACTTTAGGCgttaaaccaccacaaaaccTTTGGGAATATAAG GCAGTAAATCCAGGAAAATCACTCTTTCTTCTGTATGCACTGAAGAGTTCTCCAAGACTCAGTATGTTATACCTATATATGTTTGATTATGCAGAAGCTTTCCTACCTTTCATTCACACAATTTGCCCTATGCAAGATGACAAgtatgaagatgctgttacaAAACTACTA TTGATAGCTGAATTTGCTTGGGATTGGCTGGATGTGCACTACTGGACATCAAGATTTATAATTGTAAATGCCATGTTGCTCTCTGTTCTGGAATTATTCTCCTTCTGGAGGCTCTGGTCAAGAAGAGAACTGAA GACTATTCCTCACAGAATGTGGAGACATTTCTGGAAAGTCTCAACCCAGGGTCTTTTTGTTGCCATTTTTTGGCCTTTCATTCCTCAATTTGTCTGCAATTGTTTGTTTTACTGGGCCTTGTACTTTAACCCAATCATAAACATTGATCTTGTGGTTAAAGAAGTAAGGCGTCTGGAGACACAAGTGCAGTGA
- the BFAR gene encoding bifunctional apoptosis regulator isoform X1, producing the protein MEEDETLQGETERAKVESHATLEIGRRVSVSEFLCHCCYDMLVNPTTLNCGHSFCRHCLALWWVSSKKNECPECREKWEGFPKVNILLRDVIEKLFSDAIEQRKEDIQQNSDVARSLATFQKYGNEQIPTVPNTRRINPRGGGFFSGVLTALTCVAVVLLGYHWSSREFEEDHLVHKPVAKWTAEEVTLWLEQLGPWASHYKERFLLEKVNGRLLLTLTEEDFTKEPYSIENGNHRKAIMAELECVKTLGVKPPQNLWEYKAVNPGKSLFLLYALKSSPRLSMLYLYMFDYAEAFLPFIHTICPMQDDKYEDAVTKLLDLKDPSLKQWREFIVKYLFLPYQLIAEFAWDWLDVHYWTSRFIIVNAMLLSVLELFSFWRLWSRRELKTIPHRMWRHFWKVSTQGLFVAIFWPFIPQFVCNCLFYWALYFNPIINIDLVVKEVRRLETQVQ; encoded by the exons atggaggaagATGAGACTTTACAAGGTGAAACGGAGAGGGCAAAAGTTGAATCACATGCTACTCTTGAGATTGGTCGGCGGGTATCAGTTAGTGAGTTCCTTTGCCACTGCTGTTATGACATGCTGGTCAATCCCACCACCCTGAACTGTGGGCATAGTTTCTGTAGACATTGCCTAGCCTTGTGGTGGGTATCATCCAAGAAGAATGAATGCCctgaatgcagagaaaaatgggaAGGATTTCCCAAAGTCAACATCCTCCTCAG GGATGTTAttgaaaagctattttctgaTGCCattgaacaaagaaaagaagatattcAACAAAACAGTGATGTAGCACGCAGCTTAGCAACCTTCCAGAAATATGGGAATGAACAGATCCCTACAGTTCCGAACACAAGAAGAATTAATCCCCGAGGAGGAGGGTTTTTCTCAGGCGTTCTGACAGCTTTAACTTGTGTAGCA GTAGTTCTACTTGGATATCACTGGAGTAGCAGAGAATTTGAAGAAGATCATCTTGTCCACAAGCCTGTTGCTAAATGGACTGCTGAGGAAGTGACACTTTGGCTAGAGCAGCTGGGCCCCTGGGCTTCACACtataaagaaagatttttattggAGAAGGTGAATGGAAG ACTCCTTCTAACACTGACAGAGGAGGATTTCACAAAAGAGCCTTACAGTATAGAGAATGGTAACCATAGAAAAGCTATTATGGCAGAACTGGAATGTGTAAAAACTTTAGGCgttaaaccaccacaaaaccTTTGGGAATATAAG GCAGTAAATCCAGGAAAATCACTCTTTCTTCTGTATGCACTGAAGAGTTCTCCAAGACTCAGTATGTTATACCTATATATGTTTGATTATGCAGAAGCTTTCCTACCTTTCATTCACACAATTTGCCCTATGCAAGATGACAAgtatgaagatgctgttacaAAACTACTA GACCTTAAAGATCCTTCTTTGAAACAGTGGAGAGAATTCATtgtaaagtatttatttttgccataCCAGTTGATAGCTGAATTTGCTTGGGATTGGCTGGATGTGCACTACTGGACATCAAGATTTATAATTGTAAATGCCATGTTGCTCTCTGTTCTGGAATTATTCTCCTTCTGGAGGCTCTGGTCAAGAAGAGAACTGAA GACTATTCCTCACAGAATGTGGAGACATTTCTGGAAAGTCTCAACCCAGGGTCTTTTTGTTGCCATTTTTTGGCCTTTCATTCCTCAATTTGTCTGCAATTGTTTGTTTTACTGGGCCTTGTACTTTAACCCAATCATAAACATTGATCTTGTGGTTAAAGAAGTAAGGCGTCTGGAGACACAAGTGCAGTGA
- the PLA2G10 gene encoding group 10 secretory phospholipase A2 isoform X2, producing MTVYKDASGEAHSRNRRGILELAGAIRCTTGRSPFAYLRYGCYCGLGGRGWPKDRVDWCCFHHDCCYGKAEQAGCHPKVESYHWECEENAAVCESLEDKCQKVACECDREAAKCFSKAPYHTKYLLWPDFMCGEIQPLCRY from the exons atgaCAG tTTATAAAGACGCTTCTGGGGAAGCCCATTCTAGAAATCGAAGAGGAATTCTTGAATTGGCTGGAGCCATTAGATGTACTACAGGACGGTCTCCTTTTGCCTACCTACGTTATGGATGCTACTGTGGtctgggaggaagaggatggcCCAAGGACAGAGTAGACTG GTGCTGCTTTCACCATGACTGCTGCTACGGTAAGGCAGAACAAGCAGGTTGTCACCCTAAGGTAGAAAGTTACCACTGGGAATGTGAAGAGAATGCTGCTGTGTGTG aatctCTAGAAGACAAATGTCAAAAAGTGGCATGCGAATGCGACCGTGAAGCTgccaaatgtttttctaaagctCCCTATCATACAAAATACCTTTTGTGGCCAGATTTTATGTGTGGTGAGATTCAGCCTTTGTGTAGGTATTAG
- the PLA2G10 gene encoding group 10 secretory phospholipase A2 isoform X1 → MGPRRPALPLRPPLLLLLLLAAVYKDASGEAHSRNRRGILELAGAIRCTTGRSPFAYLRYGCYCGLGGRGWPKDRVDWCCFHHDCCYGKAEQAGCHPKVESYHWECEENAAVCESLEDKCQKVACECDREAAKCFSKAPYHTKYLLWPDFMCGEIQPLCRY, encoded by the exons ATGGGACCCCGCCGCCCGGCGCTGCCCCTGCGGCcgcccctgctgctgctgctgctgctcgcgGCCG tTTATAAAGACGCTTCTGGGGAAGCCCATTCTAGAAATCGAAGAGGAATTCTTGAATTGGCTGGAGCCATTAGATGTACTACAGGACGGTCTCCTTTTGCCTACCTACGTTATGGATGCTACTGTGGtctgggaggaagaggatggcCCAAGGACAGAGTAGACTG GTGCTGCTTTCACCATGACTGCTGCTACGGTAAGGCAGAACAAGCAGGTTGTCACCCTAAGGTAGAAAGTTACCACTGGGAATGTGAAGAGAATGCTGCTGTGTGTG aatctCTAGAAGACAAATGTCAAAAAGTGGCATGCGAATGCGACCGTGAAGCTgccaaatgtttttctaaagctCCCTATCATACAAAATACCTTTTGTGGCCAGATTTTATGTGTGGTGAGATTCAGCCTTTGTGTAGGTATTAG